A part of Streptomyces sp. NBC_01497 genomic DNA contains:
- a CDS encoding AraC family transcriptional regulator — MPDIRHTPRASTLTRSMTGGEIIDAHRHDDHQIVYAGSGVVAVTTDRGTWFAPRTRAIWIPAGTVHTHQAHGHLDLHLLGLPVSDSPLGLSSPTALTVGPLLRELIVVCTRHGHDDSPERRRLRAVLCDQLRASPHQPVQLPTPVEPRLSAVCRMLRDDPADPRTLAALAAAAGVGERTLSRLFQAELGMTFPQWRTQLRLYHALRMLADGLPVTTIAHRCGWASASAFIDVFHRAFGYTPGSYHRRS; from the coding sequence ATGCCGGATATCCGCCACACGCCGCGGGCATCGACACTCACCCGGTCGATGACGGGCGGCGAGATCATCGACGCACACCGTCATGACGACCACCAGATCGTCTACGCGGGCTCCGGGGTCGTCGCCGTCACAACCGACCGCGGCACCTGGTTCGCCCCGAGGACACGCGCCATCTGGATCCCGGCGGGAACCGTCCACACCCATCAGGCGCACGGGCACCTCGACCTGCACCTGTTGGGGCTGCCGGTCAGCGACAGCCCCCTCGGCCTGAGCAGTCCCACCGCCCTGACCGTCGGCCCACTGCTGCGGGAACTGATCGTCGTCTGCACCCGGCACGGGCACGACGACAGCCCCGAGAGACGTCGGCTGCGAGCCGTCCTCTGCGACCAGCTGCGAGCCTCGCCGCACCAGCCGGTCCAACTGCCTACCCCCGTCGAACCCAGGCTGTCGGCCGTCTGCCGGATGCTGCGCGACGACCCGGCGGACCCTCGGACCCTGGCGGCGCTGGCGGCGGCAGCCGGTGTCGGCGAGCGCACGCTCAGCCGGCTGTTCCAGGCCGAACTGGGCATGACCTTCCCGCAGTGGCGTACGCAGTTGCGCCTCTACCACGCACTGCGGATGCTGGCCGACGGACTCCCTGTCACCACCATCGCCCACCGCTGCGGCTGGGCCTCCGCCAGCGCCTTCATCGACGTCTTCCACCGCGCTTTCGGGTACACCCCGGGTTCCTACCACCGCCGCTCGTGA